Part of the Paeniglutamicibacter sulfureus genome, CCGCGGGGGAACCTGCGTTTGGATCCCCGGTGAAGGGCGTCGAGGCGCCGAAGCCGGGCAGGTCAGGCACGATGATCGCGTAGTCCGGCAGCTGGCCGATGATGCGGGCCAGGCCGTGGTGGTCGCCGCGGAAGCCGTGAACCGCCAGGATGACGCCGCGGCAGGGGCCCAGGGCCGGGTACATCCAGCTGGAAACCTCCGAGCCGTGGATGTGGTGGATGCTTTTCAGGGCGCGGCGCGAGGCATGCGGCGGGATCGGGAGCATGCCTCCAGCCTATCCGCTGCGCGGGGGCTGAACGGGTGAATGCGCGCGGAAACGGGCACACATGCGGCTCCGGTTCGGCAACGATTCGCCTACGCTTCACCCGCGGGGCTATGCGGTCGCGGCGGTGCCCCGGTAATGTCGACAAGACCATGTGAAGCACGCTTTACGCCCACTGCAACACCGAAGGATGGCCCCACCGTGGAAGCCGCAGCGACCCACCGATCCCAACTGGCGGCACTGCGCGCCCGGCCCGGAGCCAAGGTGCTCATCGTGGGCGGTGGCATCAACGGCGTGGCGACCTTCCGCTACCTGGCGCTGCAGGGGGTCGACGTGGCGCTGGTGGAACGCGGCGACTATTGCCAAGGTGCCTCGGGCGCCTCCTCGCACATGATCCACGGCGGCATCCGCTACCTGGAAAACGGCGAATTCCGCCTGGTCCACGAGGCGGTACGGGAACGCAACACGCTGCTGGAGATCGCGCCGCACTACGTCAAGCCGCTGCGCACCACCGTCCCGATCTTCTCCACCTTCTCCGGGCTCCTGGCCGCCCCGTTGCGCTTCGTGACCCACAGACCCGGGCTGCGGGCCGAACGCGGGGCGCTGCTGATCAAGATCGGCTTGGTCATGTACGACTTGTTCGCCGGGGCCATCGGCCGCAACACCCCCTGGCACCGGTTCCGCGGGGCCAAGGCCTCCCTCGCGGTGCTCCCGAAGCTGCGGACCGACGTGAAGTACACCGCCACCTACTTCGACGCCTCGGTGCACAATCCCGAGCGGCTCACCCTGGACGTGCTGCGCGACGGGCTGGAGGCAAACCCGCACGCGAGGGCCAGCAACTATGTGTCCCTCATCGGGCACGGCGAGCGCGGGGCACACTTGCGCGACGAGCTCACCGGGGAGGAGTTCGACTTCGACGCCCAGGTCATCGTCAACGCCACCGGGGCCTGGGTGGATGAGACCAATGCGGTGATCGGCACCCCGAGCCGCTTCATGGGCGGGACCAAGGGCAGCCACATCGTGCTGGATCATCCCGAGCTGCTGGCCGCCTGCGACGGGCGGGAGATCTTCTTCGAGCACTCCGACGGGCGCATCGTGTTGATCTACCCGCTGGGGGACCGGGTGCTGGTGGGCACCACGGACATCGACGCGGACATGGGGGAACCGGCGCGCTGCACCGATGCGGAAGTCGCGTACTTCTTCGAGCTGATCGGCCACGTCTTCCCCTCCATCAAGGTCGGTGAGGAGCAGATCGTCTACAGGTTCTCCGGGGTGCGCCCGCTGCCGAGCCATGAGAACACCGCCCCCGGATTCGTCTCACGGGACTACCGGATCGAGCACTCGCGGCTGGCCGGGGGCACCCCGATGCTTTGTCTGGTCGGCGGGAAGTGGACGACGTTCCGCGCGCTGGGCAAGACGCTGGGCAACAAGGTGCTGGCCGAACTCGGGGTCTCCCCGGCCCCCGGCACCCGCATGCTTCCCATCGGCGGGGGACGGGACTACCCCAAGACCCCGGCGGAACTGGAGGCCTGGTTCGCCCAGCGCGCCGCACTGGCGCCGCGGGCGCGGCTCGAGGTGCTGCTGCAGCGCTACGGCACCCGCGCCGACGCCGTGCTGGAACACATTGGCCCCCACGACCCGACGCTGCCCGGGTGTCCGGAACTCTCCGCGGCCGAGGTGCGCTACCTGGGCACGCACGAGCAGGTCGGGACGCTGGCCGACGTGTTCATCCGCCGCACCTCGCTGGCCTTCCGGGGACGGGTCACCGAGTCGCTGCTGGCCCAGGTGGCCGAAGCGCTGGCACCCGTGCTCGGCTGGGACGCGGCCGAAACCGCAGCGCAGGTCGATGACTGCCGGCGCGTGCTCACCGAGGAGCACGGGGCGCATGTGGCCCTGAGCAACGCCTGACACCGCGCACCGCACGACGCTTTCCGCCGTCGAGCGCCACCCCCCTCTGAACGGCACCTTTGAAAGGCACCGACATGAACAAGTACGTCATCGCGATCGACCAGGGCACCACCAGTTCCCGGGCCATCGTCTTCGACCATGCCGGCACCGTGGTCTCCACGGGACAGATGGAACACGAGCAGATCTTCCCGCATGCGGGATGGGTTGAGCACGATGCCGTGGAGATCTGGAACAACGTCCGCAAGGTCATCGGCATCGCACTGGCCGAAGCCAACCTCACCCGGCACGACATTGCCGCCGTGGGCATCACCAACCAGCGCGAAACCACCGTGGTGTGGGACAGGCGCACCGGCAAGCCCATCCACCACGCCATCGTCTGGCAGGACACCCGCACCCAGGGCATCGTCGAGGAGCTGGCCGCCGACGGGGGAGTCGACCGGTATAAGGAACGCGTGGGCCTGCCGCTGGCACCCTACTTCTCCGGCACCAAGGTCAAATGGATCCTGGACAACGTGGAGGGCGCACGCCAGGAGGCCGAGGCGGGGAACCTGCTCTTTGGCACCACCGACACCTGGGTGACCTGGAACCTGACCGGCGGCACCGATGGCGGGGTGCACATCACCGACGTCACCAACGCCTCGCGCACGCTGTTCATGGACCTGGAGAAGCTGGAGTGGGACCAGGGGATCCTGGCCGACTTCGGGGTGCCGGTCTCCATGATGCCCGCCATCAAGTCCTCCTCCGAGGTCTACGGAACCGTGCACACCTCGCAGCTTCTACGCGAGGTGCCGATCGCCGGGATCCTGGGCGACCAGCAGGCGGCCACGTTCGGGCAGGCTGCCTTCGAGGCCGGGGAGGCCAAGAACACCTACGGCACCGGCTGCTTCCTGATCTTCAACACCGGGACGGAAATCGTCCGCTCCAGGAACGGCCTGCTGACCACCCTGGGCTACAAGCTGGGCGACGCCGCACCGGTCTATGCGCTGGAAGGGTCGATCGCCGTGGCCGGTTCGCTGGTGCAGTGGCTGCGCGACAACATCGGGATGATCTCCACCGCTGCGGAGGTCGAGGAGCTGGCAGCCAGCGTGGAGGACAACGGCGGGGTGTACATCGTGCCCGCATTCTCCGGGCTCTTCGCCCCCTACTGGCGTGCGGACGCGCGCGGGGCCATCGTGGGGTTGACCCGCTACGCGAACAAGAACCACATTGCCCGTGCGGCGCTGGAATCCACCGCCTTCCAGACCCGGGAAGTGCTGGATGCCGTGAACGCCGACTCCGGGGTCCCGCTCACCGAACTCAAGGTCGACGGCGGCATGGTCGCCAACGACGGGCTGATGCAATTCCAGGCGGACCTGCTCGGGGTTCCGGTGATCCGCCCCAAGGTCACCGAGACCACCGCGCTGGGGGCCGCCTACGCCGCCGGGCTGGCCGTCGGCTTCTGGAAGGACCTCGGGGAGCTGGGCGCCAACTGGTCCGAGGACAAGAGATGGGAACCGGCCATGGAACCGGCGGAGCGCGATCGGCAGTTGCGCCTGTGGAAGAAGGCCGTCACCCGCACCTTCGACTGGGTCGATCAGGACGTGCTGTAGGCCACTGCGGCTGGCCCCCGGGGGCGGGCGTGCATCCGGCGCGCCCGCGGGGCCGGCGCCTTGTGGGGTAGAATATGGGGCATGAACGCAGTGCTCTTGCTAAGTTAGCCGCATGGGATAAACACCCCCCATGCGGCCGCCCCTTGCATGCAAGGGGCTTTTGTGTGTCAGGGGGCCTACGCCGCCGATGCACGCCAGCAACCAGCAGGACAGCCACGTTCCACCCACAGGCGCATGAACAGAAGAAGGCGAAACCCGATAGTGAGCACCCAGCCGACCGGCACCGAAACCGCTGACAACGAGTCCGCCGCAGCGGCCTACAGCTTCCAGGAGATGGAAGCCAAGTGGGCCCCGGTGTGGGACAAACTCGGGGTCTTCACGCCCAAGGACGACGGCAGCGCCGAACGCCGCTATGTGCTTGACATGTTTCCCTACCCCTCCGGCGACCTGCACATGGGCCACGCCGAGGCCTTCGCCATGGGAGATGTCGTCTCCCGCTACTGGCGCCAGCAGGGCTATGACGTGATGCACCCGATCGGCTGGGACTCCTTCGGGCTCCCGGCCGAGAACGCTGCCATCAAGCGCAACGCCCACCCCGCCGAGTGGACCTACAAGAACATCGACACGCAGGCCGCCAGCTTCAAGCGCTATGCGATCTCCGCCGACTGGGACCGCCGCATCCACACCTCGGACCCGGAATACTACCGCTGGACCCAGTGGCTGTTTACCCGCTTCTACGAAAAGGGCCTGGCCTACCGCAAGAACCACCCGGTGAACTGGTGCCCCACCGACCAGACCGTGCTGGCCAACGAGCAGGTCGTCAACGGCGCCTGCGAACGCTGCGGAACCGTCGTCACCAAGAAGTCGCTGAACCAGTGGTACTTCAAGATCACCGACTACGCCGACCGCCTGCTCGATGACATGGAAGAGCTCAAGGGCCACTGGCCCGAGCGCGTGCTGGCCATGCAGAAGAACTGGATCGGCCGCTCGGAGGGTGCCCACGTCGACTTTGTCATCGAGGCCGCCGGCGGCAAGGAAGCCCACAAGACCACGGTCTTCACCACCCGCCCGGACACCCTGCACGGCGCCACGTTCTTCGTGGTCGCCGCCGACGCCGAGCTGGCGAACGAACTGGTCACCGAGGAACACCGCGAAGTCCTGGAAGCCTACCAGGAGCAGGTCAAGGCGCTGAGCGAGATCGAGCGCCAGGCCACCGAGCGCGAGAAGACCGGCGTGTTCACCGGCCGCTACGCCACCAACCCGCTCAACGGCGAGAAGCTGCCGGTCTGGGCCGCGGACTACGTGCTGGCCGACTACGGAACCGGCGCGATCATGGCCGTCCCGGCACACGACCAGCGCGACCTTGACTTCGCCCGCACCTTCGACCTGCCGGTGCGCGTGGTGCTTGACACCGGCGAAGAGGACCCGGCCGAGACCGGTGTCGCCACCGCCGGCGAGGGAACCCTGGTGAACTCCGGCGAGCTGGACGGCCTGCCCAAGGCCGAGGGCATCGCCCGCGCCATCGAGATCGTCGAGGCTGCCGGAACCGGCGAGAAGTTCGTCAACTTCCGACTGCGCGACTGGCTGCTGAGCCGCCAGCGCTTCTGGGGCACCCCGATCCCGATCATCCACTGCGCACACTGCGGCGAGGTCCCGGTTCCCGACGACCAGCTGCCGGTGCGCCTGCCCGATGACCTGCGCGGCGAACAGCTCGCCCCGAAGGGCACCTCCCCCCTGGCCGCGGCCGAGGACTGGGTCAACGTTCCCTGCCCGAAGTGCGGGGCCGCCGCCAAGCGCGACACCGACACCATGGACACCTTCGTGGACTCCTCCTGGTACTTCCTGCGCTTCGTCTCCCCGCACTACACCGAGGGACCGTTCGACCCGAAGGCCGTGCGCGACTGGATGCCGGTGGGCCAGTACGTCGGCGGGGTCGAGCACGCCATCCTGCACCTGCTCTACTCGCGCTTCTTCACCAAGGTCATCTTCGACCTGGGGCTGATCGACGTGAAGGAACCCTTCAGCGCGCTGCTGAACCAGGGCCAGGTGCTCAACGGCGGCAAGGCCATGAGCAAGTCGCTGGGCAACGGCGTGGACCTGGGCGAGCAGCTGGACAAGTTCGGCGTCGACGCCGTGCGCCTGACCATGATCTTCGCATCCCCGCCGGAGGACGACGTGGACTGGGCCGATGTCTCCCCGGGCGGATCGGCGAAGTTCCTGGCCCGAGCCTGGCGCATGGCCCAGGACGTCGACAGCACCCCGGGAACCGATCCGGCCAGCGGCGACAAGGCGCTGCGCCAGGTTACCCACAAGGCGGTGCACGAGGCGGCCGGCATGCTCGAGGGGGGCAAGTTCAACGTCGTCGTCGCCAAGCTGATGGAGCTGGTCAACGCGACCCGCAAGACCATCGACTCCGGCGCCGGCGCGTCGGATCCGGCGGTCCGCGAAGCAGCGGAGGCCGTGGCCGTCATCCTCTCGCTCTTCGCCCCGTACACGGCCGAGGACATGTGGGCGGCGCTGGGCCACGAGCCCTCGGTCGCCAACGCCGGCTGGCCGACGGTCGACGAGGCCCTACTGGTCCAGGACACCGTCACCGCCGTCGTGCAGATCAAGGGCAAGGTCCGGGCACGCTTGGAGGTCTCGGTCGACATCACCGCCGAGGAACTCGAGGCCCTGGCCCTGGCCGACGAGGCGGTCGTCCGCTACCTTGACGGCGCCGCCATCAACAAGGTCATCGTGCGTGCGCCGAAACTGGTGAACGTGGTTCCTGCCTCCTAGGGGCGGCAGGTAGCCTACAGATATGGACGCCTCCCAGCCACCCCCCAATCCGCAGCGGCCCACCCGCACCGGCGGTTGGATGGGGCGGCTCTGGAAGCAGCGCGTTGCGGATCCCGCCCACCGTGCCCGCCCCGCCCGGGGCCTGGTTCCGGTGGGCGTGGTCAGCGACTCCGCCGCGGCGCTGCCGGAGGACTGGGTGCGGCAGCACGCGCGCTTCCTGCGCGTGGTGCCCATGCCGGTGATGGTCGACGAGCAGATCTTCTCCGAGGGCACCGACGATGTGCCCACCGAACTGGCCCTGGGCCTGGCGATGGGCAAGGCGGTGCGCACCTCGCGCCCGGCGCCGGGACAGATGCTGCGCGCCTACCGGGAACTCGCCGATGCCGGGGTGAAGGAAATCATTTCCATCCACCTCTCCTCGGCGCTCTCCGGGACGGTGGACGCCGCACGCCTGGCGGCCGAGTCCTCGCCGGTACCCGTCACCGTCGTCGATTCACTCACCGTGGCCCTGGCAGAGGGCTTCACGGTGATGGACGTCGTGGAACTTGCCGCCGCGGGTGCGCCGCTGGCCGAGCTTGAGGCAGTGGCCAACCGCGCCGCCGAAAACCACGTGTACTTCGCCGTCCCCTCACTGGAGCAGCTGCGCCGCGGCGGGCGCATCGGCACCCTGGCCTCGGTGCTGGGCACGCTGCTGAA contains:
- a CDS encoding glycerol-3-phosphate dehydrogenase/oxidase: MEAAATHRSQLAALRARPGAKVLIVGGGINGVATFRYLALQGVDVALVERGDYCQGASGASSHMIHGGIRYLENGEFRLVHEAVRERNTLLEIAPHYVKPLRTTVPIFSTFSGLLAAPLRFVTHRPGLRAERGALLIKIGLVMYDLFAGAIGRNTPWHRFRGAKASLAVLPKLRTDVKYTATYFDASVHNPERLTLDVLRDGLEANPHARASNYVSLIGHGERGAHLRDELTGEEFDFDAQVIVNATGAWVDETNAVIGTPSRFMGGTKGSHIVLDHPELLAACDGREIFFEHSDGRIVLIYPLGDRVLVGTTDIDADMGEPARCTDAEVAYFFELIGHVFPSIKVGEEQIVYRFSGVRPLPSHENTAPGFVSRDYRIEHSRLAGGTPMLCLVGGKWTTFRALGKTLGNKVLAELGVSPAPGTRMLPIGGGRDYPKTPAELEAWFAQRAALAPRARLEVLLQRYGTRADAVLEHIGPHDPTLPGCPELSAAEVRYLGTHEQVGTLADVFIRRTSLAFRGRVTESLLAQVAEALAPVLGWDAAETAAQVDDCRRVLTEEHGAHVALSNA
- the glpK gene encoding glycerol kinase GlpK; its protein translation is MNKYVIAIDQGTTSSRAIVFDHAGTVVSTGQMEHEQIFPHAGWVEHDAVEIWNNVRKVIGIALAEANLTRHDIAAVGITNQRETTVVWDRRTGKPIHHAIVWQDTRTQGIVEELAADGGVDRYKERVGLPLAPYFSGTKVKWILDNVEGARQEAEAGNLLFGTTDTWVTWNLTGGTDGGVHITDVTNASRTLFMDLEKLEWDQGILADFGVPVSMMPAIKSSSEVYGTVHTSQLLREVPIAGILGDQQAATFGQAAFEAGEAKNTYGTGCFLIFNTGTEIVRSRNGLLTTLGYKLGDAAPVYALEGSIAVAGSLVQWLRDNIGMISTAAEVEELAASVEDNGGVYIVPAFSGLFAPYWRADARGAIVGLTRYANKNHIARAALESTAFQTREVLDAVNADSGVPLTELKVDGGMVANDGLMQFQADLLGVPVIRPKVTETTALGAAYAAGLAVGFWKDLGELGANWSEDKRWEPAMEPAERDRQLRLWKKAVTRTFDWVDQDVL
- the leuS gene encoding leucine--tRNA ligase — its product is MSTQPTGTETADNESAAAAYSFQEMEAKWAPVWDKLGVFTPKDDGSAERRYVLDMFPYPSGDLHMGHAEAFAMGDVVSRYWRQQGYDVMHPIGWDSFGLPAENAAIKRNAHPAEWTYKNIDTQAASFKRYAISADWDRRIHTSDPEYYRWTQWLFTRFYEKGLAYRKNHPVNWCPTDQTVLANEQVVNGACERCGTVVTKKSLNQWYFKITDYADRLLDDMEELKGHWPERVLAMQKNWIGRSEGAHVDFVIEAAGGKEAHKTTVFTTRPDTLHGATFFVVAADAELANELVTEEHREVLEAYQEQVKALSEIERQATEREKTGVFTGRYATNPLNGEKLPVWAADYVLADYGTGAIMAVPAHDQRDLDFARTFDLPVRVVLDTGEEDPAETGVATAGEGTLVNSGELDGLPKAEGIARAIEIVEAAGTGEKFVNFRLRDWLLSRQRFWGTPIPIIHCAHCGEVPVPDDQLPVRLPDDLRGEQLAPKGTSPLAAAEDWVNVPCPKCGAAAKRDTDTMDTFVDSSWYFLRFVSPHYTEGPFDPKAVRDWMPVGQYVGGVEHAILHLLYSRFFTKVIFDLGLIDVKEPFSALLNQGQVLNGGKAMSKSLGNGVDLGEQLDKFGVDAVRLTMIFASPPEDDVDWADVSPGGSAKFLARAWRMAQDVDSTPGTDPASGDKALRQVTHKAVHEAAGMLEGGKFNVVVAKLMELVNATRKTIDSGAGASDPAVREAAEAVAVILSLFAPYTAEDMWAALGHEPSVANAGWPTVDEALLVQDTVTAVVQIKGKVRARLEVSVDITAEELEALALADEAVVRYLDGAAINKVIVRAPKLVNVVPAS
- a CDS encoding DegV family protein; this translates as MDASQPPPNPQRPTRTGGWMGRLWKQRVADPAHRARPARGLVPVGVVSDSAAALPEDWVRQHARFLRVVPMPVMVDEQIFSEGTDDVPTELALGLAMGKAVRTSRPAPGQMLRAYRELADAGVKEIISIHLSSALSGTVDAARLAAESSPVPVTVVDSLTVALAEGFTVMDVVELAAAGAPLAELEAVANRAAENHVYFAVPSLEQLRRGGRIGTLASVLGTLLNVKPILSVRDGQIVAHEKVRTHSRTLARLVAIARDEAAARGPEARLAVHYFGNQDAAEEIVQELAGASLLEVLAVPVPAVLGAHTGAGVLAVAISGGIAPPVPGPVRHEPKTKAEPKPRPEPKAKPVARPRNIEPRRESRRRTASPSAQGTPVTPTSASPDEPANPEASGTP